Genomic window (Lycium barbarum isolate Lr01 chromosome 2, ASM1917538v2, whole genome shotgun sequence):
ctataaagatagatgtaatgaatgacaataatagtgataatgatgtcgatgacgactataatggtaatagcgatgacgataacgatgacgatgatgatagtgatgataatagtaaagatgcttatgagctattatgtatatgtatctatgtatgacgattatggaaccccgagcttataaggccgggtacaataagtatgtatatgattatataatgcgcgcacacctctgcagatggtacggataaccctgacgccttggtagggccaggtagatgtaaccctgaagccttggtagggccaggtatgtgtaaccttgagccttggctggccaagtatgtatgaaacaccgatccttcatggtcggatatgctatgtaaatgctatgtatatgatatgatgatgtatatgatatagatatgagaatgaatgcaaatatgatacgattacgaataagaatatgtacatgatacgaatgtgaataaggatacgtaattgggtacggatatgagtatggatacggatatgaatgtatgtacatgaatacgcattagaattagaaagtccctatgaaaggcaagtaagtgcttatgacgttgatattgtTATCTctcctcctatgctatttctcatattgcttattatgcttctatattgatgttgatcatgctttacatactcagtacattcttcgtactgacgtccttttgtttgtggacgctgcgtcatgcccgcaagtgcacagggagacaaacttgatccatagctacattctcatggactacatagcgaagctccatttcattcggagctatagcttttgggtacttattcttttgtgtacataattatgggcatagcaaggtcctgtcccgcctatatgatatgttatactctccttagaggctcgtatacatgtgtatatggttagatatgtttggccttgtcggcctatattttgtatatcattttgtagccttgtcggcttacgtacattgatatgggcatagatgtcaatgatgatgtAAAGGTGTTGTTGTCCAGTGGGACTAGTATGATTtgtgaatagaaatgtatgtttaaatatgtggctcacctagatgtaagtgtaagtgtaagccaaggggtgcccgagtgggctagcaccgggtgctcgtcgcgaccctagtcgggtcgtgacaaaaagtccAAAGTTCAGTGGCTGAAGTTGGGTAACTCAAACTCAAGTTTCTTTTTTGCAAGCATGAAAGGTAGAGTGGCCACAAATAAGATCAATTGTTTAAGAACTGATACTGGCAGGTGGTTGTACACTGAGCAGGaaatagaaaaggaaatatgTGCTTTCTATGGTAGTCTGTTGGGTTCTAAAGCAAGCTCTTTGCCAGCAATTGATCCAGGAGTTATGAAAATGGGAAATGTCCTGGATAGAGCAGATCAAATGAAACTTATTAGTCGTATAACTGCTGATGAGGTTTCGCATGCATTAAGAGATTGATGACGGGAAAGCACCTGGACATGACGGATTCAATGCTTATTTTTTCAGGAAGTCTTGGGAGATCACTGGTAAGGATATCACTGCTGCTGTTTTACTATTTTTCCAAAACCATGTCCTACCTACTAAAATAAACTACACTAGTGTCACATTAATTCCAAAAGTCAAGAACCCAGTGTCAGTTAAAGAGTATAGGCCCATTTCTTGTTGTACTGTCATATACAAGCTTATCTCTAAGATTCTCACTAGAAGATTACAGTGTGTCATGGCAAAACTGGTGGAAAATAATCAGACTGCATTTGTTCCTGGGCGGCTAATCAGTGATAATATTATATTAAGCCATGAATTGGTCAAAGGTTATGGTAGGAAGAACATCTCACCAAGGTGTATGTTAAAGATCGACATGAAAAAAGCATACGATTCTGTGGAATGGCCCTTTCTAGAGCAAATTCTCATCAGCCTGAACTTCCCTGATCAGTTTGTCAAATGGATTATGGTATGTGTTTCTACTGTCAACTATGCTATTGTAATTAATGGGAAGCTATCACAGACCTTCCCTGTAAAAAAAGGGTTAAGGCAAGGGGATCATTTGTCCCCTTTCCTTTTTGTGCTATGTATGGAGTATCTAAATAGAGTATTGAAGCCTCTGGGTACTGATCCTGATTTTAACCACCACCCTGAGTGTGCAAAAATGATATTGTCCAACTTGGGTTTGCAGATGATCTACTCCTGTTTTGTAGGGGTGATGAATTGTCCATTTATAAAGTGTACGAGTGTTTCCTAAAGTTTTCAGCAGCATCTGTGCTAATAGCAAACACTAGCAAAAGTTCAATCTATTTTGGAGGGGTAGACATGATAACTCAGCAAACTGTCCTGGATAAACTACAGTTCAGTAAAGGGAGTCTTCCTTTTCGATATTTGAGGGTGCCCCTAAGCACTAAAAGGTTATCTGTTATGCAATGTATGCCCTTGATTGATAAGATAATGGGAAGAGTCACTCACTGGACTTCAAAACTGCTAACATATGCTGGCAGATTGCAGCTTATTAAAACTGTTCTTTTTGCCATACAAACCTTCTGGGCCCAAATTTTCATCCTTCCAAAAAAGGTTTTAAAAGCAATGGAAACAATATGCAGAACATTCCTTTAGATAGGAGATACAGTTGCCTCAAAGAAGGCTTTGATAGCATGGGAGAAATTATGCTTACCCAAAGTAGCGGGTGGACTTTATATACTACATGCACAGACCTGGAATAAGGCTGCTGTCTGTAAGCTACTCTGGAATTTGTGCAGAAAGGCAGACAAACTATGGGTAAAGTGGGTACATACATACTATATCAAGAATCAAAGTGTGTGGAACTATTTTCCACAACAGGCCTCATGGATGTTAAAAAAGATCTTTAAAGCAACTAAGACTTTGGAGTTAGCAGGAATTGACAATGAAGAATTTACGGCTGCTCCCACCTTCTCCATTAAGCAAGTATACCTCAAGCTTAGAGGATGCCACCAGAAGGTAAGTTGGAGAAAGCTTATTTGCAACAATCATGGCTCCCCAAAGTGGGTATTCATACTCTACCTAGCACTTAATAGAAGGCTTTACACCCGAGATAGACTAAAGAAATGGGGCATAACAAATCAGGTTGCTTGCCCGCTATGTGGAACTGAACCGGAGACGATAGACCACCTGTTCTTTCAATGCTCCTTCTCTGCAGCAGTTTGGGAGAAGCTACTGATGTGGCAAGGGTACCAACGAAAAGCAATGGAGTGGACAAACGAGGTGCTATGGATGTGCGCACAGGTAAATGGAAAAGCTGCTCAATCTCAAGTATGTAGAATGGTGGCTGCTGGTAGTGTCTACATCCTATGGCAAGAAAGAAACAACCGAGTTTTTCAGCAGAGGACACCAGAGACATTAATTAGGATGATAGTGCAAGAGGTGATGGTTCGAGGAAGCTTGCAACCACGGTTAGCGTACAGAATGGTCCAACTGGACTACTATCCCATATAGAGATTTGTGGTTGTAATAGGTTGTTGAGCTAATGTTGGACCAGGACCTTGGGACTTTGTCCATGTGCCTGGATTAAAACATTTTGAGCTCTGTACATACTTGCTTTTGGTTAATAAAAATCTTAtttaccagaaaaaaaaaaaacttatggctcaagttttacatttaaaaaaaataaaatggttCCTAATCATATCTTTTTGAAGAATTTGAGagttgaaatcatgatatgaagtgAAACTGAAATTTTGTGCAAATTACATAACCAAACACTCATatgaaatcaaaatatgaaatcatCATAACCAAATGTCTATTAAATAATAGTAGTAACTGGTAATTATTCAAGTCCTGCAAGATTCTGTCGAttctttttcaagcaagtccgaTAGATTATATAATCATATGTGATAATATGCACATTGAATCTGTTAGAGGATTTATTTAAGTTTTATACATTAAATAGTGCATAATATTTGTGACACTATCCAtgaatttaatatgtgatagcaACTAGCAAGTTGCTTATTATTTTTACCAGATTACAagtaatttttatttaaaaatttgaCATTTAATTAATTACCTAATACGTAACGCGCAGATTGTATAAATATTTTCATACCGGCCATACATAAAACTTAAAAATCTTTCCAAGATTCTACCTCTCTTTCTAGTTAGTCTAATTGACATGTTTCCTTAAGAGCTAATTGTTATACATACCATGCAGGTGGCTCGACTATAAGGCCAATAAAGTCATTGCTTGGGACATCAATTTTTTTGGGGCCTTATATTTTTTCTTAaagatgtgtgtgtgtatatataactCCGTCCATCCCAATTTACGTGTTGTAGCTTGACTTGGCACGGAGTGTAAGAAATAAAGGTAgattttttaatcttgtggtctaaaaaaatcaaagatatttgtgtggttataaatcatctcgttaagcgtaaaaggtaaagtttaaaattaaattgttgtcaaataagaaaatgtgtcattctttttgggactgacgGAAAAGGAAattgtgtcatataaattgggacagagggagtatacaACTATTGTCTCGATTGAACGAAGTTTTTCAAAATTGAAATTGATAAAATCTTATCTAAGATAAACATGTCTCAGGAGAGCTTGAATGGATTAGTTGTATTATCAATTGAAAATGAATTGTTACAACAAATTGATTATAGAATAGTAATTAATGATTTCGCATCTAAAAAGGCTAGAAAATAGActttaaataatatatatatatatatatatatatatatgacaatctttccttttaaaaaaattaagatcTCTCTAAAGTTTGACTTTAGATCCCAAATGTTGTTGAGAAGGATATCATGTttcataatcttttttttttttttgcgcggattgcccttcatttggggtggtctttaatttttaccctttaaattggtggtctttaagttttgcccttcgcctaatacctcgaggttgtgggttcaaaccccagctcaataaaagaaaaaaaaatcgcaaggtagaattatgtccatgcaaattctgccttaaggcaaaaattTACAAATTTAGCCTTTAAGGCCCCAACGAATGACCATCCTACAAATTTACAAATTCTGtctgaagggcaaaagttaaagaccaccattttgagggacaaTAATTAAATATCACCCCAGCTAAGTACAATCCTACAAATTGTCCTTTCATAATTGGTCCCCTATTTAACAAAGACCAATATTCTAAAACAATGTGGACAGGTTTTCTTTTCCATcttttgttgtagttgtggacGTTGAGAATGTTGGTAGTTGGTGTATCTTTCTAATTTACCCCTCTAATTTTTgcacccaaaaaagaaaaaaagtttgaCCCTCTAATTTCACAAAAGAAAAAGTGTTTTTAGATACTCTCCAAGTCCCGTAGGCAAAAGAAAATCCCTGCTAAAGATCAAAGAACGAAAATACAACGGAGTAATCTTGAGTGTTTAAAATGAGATTTACGATTATTTTCTAAGGTTAATATTAAAATGTTATTTACCCATTTAGCTGAAATTCTTATAGTCATTTCAGTAATTTTGAACTCTTTACCTCAAGGTATTAGGgcatttaaatttttttttttttaaaagttaccAATTGTAAATTAAATTTCGAAGTATGACTAAAAAAAAACTTATTGTAGATTACTCAGATAAAGTTGTAGCTGGatattttttaatttgatttttttttttttttttttggatggcgGAGGAGACTCAATTATCATAGAAAGTGGGTCAAGTATAGAGTTAGGTGAAATGTAATAACTTTGTGCAAACACAACGCGTGCATGTGTCTCACATTTATTGTGCTCTCTCttattattataaaaaaataatttttctctaAAAATAATGGAAATCACAGTTCTTCATGCCTATTCTTCAAAAAATTATATATCTAAGTAAATGTTACTGGAAAGGAGGTAGTGAAACTGGTAATGATTCAGTTCATGGGATGATTGATTAATGATAAGAGAACACTACAACAGGGTGGAGCTACAGTGTTGGAAGGGTGTTAGATGAACACCCTTCACCGGAAAATTATAAAGGGTATATAGGTCAAATATCGTTTCTATCGGATAACTACTATATCCTGACTAGCCTTGACACATCCAACAGTGATAGCTCAGCGTTCAAGGGTGGTCAGGTCTCTATAGACGCGCGGGTTCGAACTTGGGTTGCTACCAACTTTTTGTACTTGTTTTTTTCCTAAGCAAAATTGAACAAATAATGGAGCTTTTCAGTTTTCACCGACTCTCGTCGAAAATTCTTGTGAAGGCATATTGTCTCCTATAAAATATCTTGTCCACGTCTTCTTGTGTTATTATTGCAAGAATGCAATAAGATAAATATTTATTGCTATCCaaataaggaaaaagaaaatcatgcttcaatttatatgatactttTTACTTTTCGAAATTCATAACTTTGAAAATTTTCATCAACATTTTTAAATGTATCTTTTAATCATATTGACATGAGAAGAGTTGCAAATTATagtattttcatataatttttagatatttaaattttaactttagaatattgagttgatttaattcaatttaactttaaaaattaGTCAACTTGAATCTCGAGAACCAAaacgtgtcacataaattgaaacggaaggagtattaATTAATAGGAAAAACTAAGCACAATACGTAGACGCTTTTTTCATTATTCGTAGATCTTTTGGTGAGAATTACATAGTGTCTTAGCTATGTTTTGCATTTTTTTTGTTTGGATTATTATATTGCGTCttgtaattattatttttctaattAGAATACCTCTTAATACGTTTGAAGTTTAGATAGAGAAATATCTTATGTACCCAAAAAGAAATCAGTCTTATAATTAAAATTCTCTACAATAAATAATGAAACTTTAGGTGATTTTGTAGTGCCTAATGTAAAAAAGAGATATTTACTACTATTTTTAATGAGCCTAATATAAAAATATTTCAAGATATAAATCTTCTCGAGTAGGATTCAATAATATATTTGGATTATGCTTTCAccagaagattttttttttttttgtcttttacgTATAGTTTTAATTTATACAattgttagtattataataaGTGTTTTTATGACTTAGCTAAATATTATGTAGCTTGACTTAAATTTTTCGCACCAaatcattgatttttttttaattttttttttgtatttaccTCTTCGAAGCTTGAACACCCTTCGCtaaaatcctggctccgctaCTGCAGTACAACCAAGCTAGTGCGGATCTAATCAGAACATAGTATACAGAAGTTTTGAACTGAAAAACTAAACTTCAGGATATAGTGTCACTGAATCTTAAACTGAAAAAAATTGAACTTAATTAATTAAGGACACTAAAGCTGAAAAACCTTAAGTTTGAATAATTGAAACTGAACTTAAAGACACAGAGTCCTGAAATTTTCAACGGCAAAGAAACTTAAAACTCAAAATCTTGAGATTTCGAACTGAAAAAACTGAACTTCGTTCTCCTAAAGTTTTGGGAAGCGAAGAAGAAGCACGTCTGCCCTTTTTTAAGTTATGACTAAATACTATAGTAAATAATTTGCAAGTGCTAGATAAAACTTAAATAATGGTCCTAAAAgtggagtccggagcctaaatggCACAAAATTGGATCAAAATTGCCAAAAGGGATTGTGAAATTTTTTATAGACCAAAGGGGGTTAATTGTGCAGCCCTACACGATTTACCCCCTTCCTTTTTAACTCCCCTTCCgtcaacttaaaaaaaaaaaaaagttaaagggGCAAATCGTGTACATGTACACGATTTGCacctttaactttttttttcttccttgatTTGcccttctaattttttttttcctactaCTCATATATCATGTGTTTCTTTTTTCCTAATGTTAACTTATTTTTTATATTTCATTTGTTGTCACATTTGagtaaaaaatattttaactcaaataaagtcataaaataattaaaaatttatgaaataatatgtaaaaatacaaaatacaaaaaaaaaaagtttaataaACATCACACATTATCTGAATAAAACGTCACACATAtaggtgatgaggcatattggccaccttctACGAATATGTTGTCTTAATTGTGTGACGTTTTATTCAGATAATGTGtacttttttttgtattttgtattTTGTATTTTTACATATTATTTCATAAATTTTTAATTATTGTATGACTTTTTTTGAGTTAAAATATTTTTGAATCAAATGTGACaacaaatgaaaaataaaaaataagttaaTATTAGGAAAAAAGAAACACATGATATATGAGTagtcggaaaaaaaaaagttagaaggGCAAAtcaagtaagaaaaaaaaaagttaaaagagGCAAATCGTGTGCATGTACACGATTTATGCTATGAACTTGTCTTATTTTTTACTTTGTTTTATAGAGCTTTGTTTGGAACCTCTCTCCctttacttttcttttctttctttcttttgcaatttctttctttcattttgcaaATCGGGTACATGCACACGATTTGCCCctttaacatttttttttccttacttGATTTGCctttctaacttttttttttcctactaCTCATATATCATGTGTTTCTTTTTTCCTAATGttaacttattttttatttttcatttgttGTCACATTTGATTCAAAAATAttttaactcaaataaagtcatacaataattaaaaatttatgaaataatatgtaaaaatacaaaatacaaaaaaaaaaagtttaataaACATCACACATTATCTGAATAAAACGTCACACAATTAAGACAACATATTCGTAGAAAATTACATAAGGAAATAACAACGTACAACTTAGGAAAACATaataacgaaaaaaaaaaaaaaaaacaactactGGTTTCGCAAGGGGCAACGATTCTTGTTGTGACCCGTTTCCTTGTAAGTACTACACttcctagccatgcgagcaggagctatattaatttcattcctccttcttaTTCTACTCCATGCTCCTGAAATTTGttcgtattcagtgtttgcaattaaactgaatGGAGAAGGTgaccaatatgcctcatcacctaTATGTGTGACGTTTTATTCAGATAATGTGTGATGTttattaaactttttttttttgtgttttgtatttttacatattatttcataaattttaaattattgtATGATTTTATTTGAGTTAAAATATTTTTGAATCAAATGTGACaacaaatgaaaaataaaaaataagttaaCATTAGGAAAAAAGAAACACATGATATATCAGTAGTaggaaaaaaaaagttagaaGGGCAAATCAAGTAAGAAACAAAAAAGTTAAAGGGGCTTCATTTTGCAAATCGTGTACATGCACACAATTTGCACCTTTAActtcttcctttttttattttttttaaagttgacGGAAGGAACAGAGTTAAAAAAGAAGGGGGTAAATCGTGTAGGGCTGCACGATTAACCCCCTTTGGTCTATAAAAATTTTTACAACCCCTTTTGGCAATTTTGATCCAATTTTGTATCATTTAGGCTCCGGACCCCCTAAAAGTGGCTACCTAGTGAAATTATACTATCATTAGTACTGATCAAACTAATAGTCTGATTGGCCACGCTTCCAAGTTTCAATAATTTACAATCTAGCATAAGAAATTACATCCACGTAGCCATATTTTAAAACTTACATCTGCATAGCCACTTTTTCAGGGTATACAataatatacagaaatatacaactttatacacctactaAAGACAAATTCGTCTATTTAAAAAGTGCATTTTGTCaagtgtttttaaaaaaaaaaaaaaaaaaatctagcgaGTAGCAGTTTATGTTAAACTAATCAAATTTGAAAAACAGTTTTGCCAAAATCATGCGCGTCAGTGTTTACGCTAAAGTATGAGTAATAATATAATTAAGCGATATTGGAAGTGTGAATGTGTGTTAGTTAACTAATTCGTTGTAACAACCCAACCTCTATTTACATCTCATTATGTGTCTCGAGACTTTTAAATAAGTTGAAAATTAGTTCTGGGATGATTTTTTGGTTGGTACATGAGAGGCTTGGCTGAGTTTAAGAACTTCTAAAGCACTctgaaaatttcaaaaaaaagcAAGACTTGCGTTCTTGTGCATCCACGCTGGGCAGGGTATGCTCTAGGCATACTTCGCGTCAGTGGCGGAGTCAGAATTTTAGCGAAGAGTGTTCAAACTTCGAAGAggtaaatacaaaaaaaaaataaaaaaaaaatcgatgaTTTGGTGTGAAAAATTTAAGTCAGTCTACATACTATTTACCTAAGTCATAAAAGCACttattataatactaacaatTGTATAAATTAAAACTATACGTAAAAGACGAAAAAAGAAATTCTTCTGGTGAAAGCATGATCCAAATATATTATTGAATCCTACTCGAGAATATTTATATCttgaaatattttttatattagaCTCATTAAAAACAGTACTAAATATCTCTTTTTTACATTAGGCACTACAAAATCACCTAAAGTTTCATTATTTATTGTAGAGAATTTTAATTATAAGACTAATTTTTTTGGGTGCTTAAGATATTTCTCTATCTAAACTTCAAATGTATTAAGAGGtattttaattagaaaaaaataattacaaGACGCAATATAataatccaaaaaaaaataaaaatagctaAGTCACTATGTAATTCTCACCAAAAGATCTATGAATAATGAAAAAAGCGTCTACGTTTTGTGCCTAGTTTTCCCTATTAATTAATACtccttctgtttcaatttatgtgacacgttTTGGTTCTCGAGATTCAAATTGACTAATTTTTGAAGTTAAATTGAATTAAATCAACTCAATATTCTAAAGTTATAATTTAAATATctaaaaattatatgaaaatattaTAAATTGCAATTCTTCTCATGTCAATATGATTAAAAAATACATTTAAAAATGTTGATGAAAGTTTTCAAAGTTATGCATTTCGAAAAGTAAATAGTATCATATAAATTGCAGTAGaattttctttttccttatttAGATAGCAATAAAATATTTATCTTATTGCATTCTTGCAATAATAACACAAGAAGATGTTGACAAGATATTTTATAGGAGACAATATGCCTTTACAAGAATTTTCTACGAGAGTTAGTGAAAACTGAAAAGCTTCATTATTTGTTCAATTTTGCTTAGGAAAAAAACAAGTATAAAAAGTTAGTAGCCGCCCGCTGAGCTATCACTGTTGAATGTGTCAAGATTGTTCAGGAATAAGTACTTATCCGATAGAAACAATATTTGACCTATATGCCCCATAGAATTTTTCAGCGAAGGATATTCATCTGAACACCCTTCCAAGagtgtagctccgcccctgcttcGCACGGCATCTTTATAGACTTGTCTTGTGTGCCAAACGATTTATGGCACTGGGGTTAAATAGCATATATACGTGTTTCAGCCAAAATTAATTTATCTCTCATAAGACTTGCACATTTCTTGAGAGCAAAGGACGACCCAATGCCCTAGCTTTTTTGGTACAAGTTATAATAAGTTGCTTCTACTTTAACTACAAGTTATAATAAGTTGCTTCTACTTGAACTGACTCTCTTTTGTATAGGCTTTGGCCCCCTTTTTGTGTAGATTGCTTTAACAatcttagg
Coding sequences:
- the LOC132628856 gene encoding uncharacterized protein LOC132628856; its protein translation is MRLVTWNVRGFNKLYKQREMVKFVRENNVHIIAIIEHRVNRKFAAKIVKKVFPGWTWADNYNSNDQGRIWMLWYLARVSVTIIQSQDQFIPSLVTVGTIQFLFTAIYGFHTAATRKSLWVELKKIHAGAQAHWVLMEDYNAITEVDDRVNGTEVQESELHLTNVSAMEPLFSDHSPLSLSIVEQRMVHHKPFKFYNYMADHEGFIEAVRGIEEKIDASRKKLTDIQLLIADGQHEHLVPEDKLARAEFEKWTNIEESIWRWLYTEQEIEKEICAFYGSLLGSKASSLPAIDPGVMKMGNVLDRADQMKLISRITADEVSKSWEITGKDITAAVLLFFQNHVLPTKINYTSVTLIPKVKNPVSVKEYRPISCCTVIYKLISKILTRRLQCVMAKLVENNQTAFVPGRLISDNIILSHELVKGYGRKNISPRCMLKIDMKKAYDSVEWPFLEQILISLNFPDQFVKWIMVCVSTVNYAIVINGKLSQTFPVKKGLRQGDHLSPFLFVLCMEYLNRVLKPLDDLLLFCRGDELSIYKVYECFLKFSAASVLIANTSKSSIYFGGVDMITQQTVLDKLQFSKGSLPFRYLRVPLSTKRLSVMQCMPLIDKIMGRVTHWTSKLLTYAGRLQLIKTIGDTVASKKALIAWEKLCLPKVAGGLYILHAQTWNKAAVCKLLWNLCRKADKLWVKWVHTYYIKNQSVWNYFPQQASWMLKKIFKATKTLELAGIDNEEFTAAPTFSIKQVYLKLRGCHQKVSWRKLICNNHGSPKWVFILYLALNRRLYTRDRLKKWGITNQVACPLCGTEPETIDHLFFQCSFSAAVWEKLLMWQGYQRKAMEWTNEVLWMCAQVNGKAAQSQVCRMVAAGSVYILWQERNNRVFQQRTPETLIRMIVQEVMVRGSLQPRLAYRMVQLDYYPI